The segment CAAGGCCTTGACGTTGTTGGCACCATCGAATTTTGGTGACGAGCAGCACGCGATGACCTTGGCCCAGTCGATCGCGCGATTGAAAGGCGGGGCCCGCGAAAGAGAATTGGTCTCAGCCAGTGCCTCCGAGCGAGAGCGTCTCATAGCAGCGAACCTGGTTACATTGACTGAATTGAAACAACTTTGCATTTTAGCCATTGGGTGTGACGGCAGCGACGTGCAAGCGGAATTGCTCAGGGTCAGCATTGCGTTGGAGTTGTTCAAAGATACGCATGGGCGATATCCCAACACTCTCGCGGATCTGGGCGTCCTAGCGGATGGACGTCGAATGATGGACCCTTATACACAAGACGTCTTTGTCTATAAATTAAGAGACGATGGATATTTGTTATATAGCGTAGGACTTAATCGAAAAGACGATTTAGGCACAGGAGGTGATGCGATCTGCGGCGAAATTCGGCGGGGCGAGTGGGCCATTGGTTCAGGGCCTAGTTCGTCTGAGGAATTCGATATCGTGATACGAGTACCAATTCCCATCTTGGAGATCTGTAGGCCAGGGACCTCTGCTCCCGATGAAGCTTGAGCCGTCGACACTTACTCCCTGACCGGCATCCTGGCTAAAAGCTGACTGGAATGACAAGTACCTGCTGGAGGCGTGTTTTATGGTGCGATCACCTTGGTCAAACTGCTTGGTGAACGATGCAAGTTGCTGCTCAAGTCGGGTTCTCGGTGCTCCAGTGAGAACGTCGCAGTAAGAGCTGCCTAAACGGCGATCCAAGGCCTTTGTGATAGGCCAGAGGGGTTGAGAAGGACACATGGAGGAAGGCTTGCCTGTGCTGTCCTGCTGGTCCACCCAATGTGAAAGAAGCAACTCCCCAACAAATCGCCCGAGCTATGGAGTTTCTGTAGAATCGTTACCAGCGTTGAGGGTATCCCGCCGCATTGGAAAGCCTCGTTTATGGTTCAGTGTGATCGTAATAGCACTAAGATTTGCGGATCCTTAACGATCACGGCGAAATCTTCAGGTGTTTGCCCGGAATCCAGCTTCGCGTGAATATCTGCGCCACGCTCAAGCAAGAGCCTCACGACATCGACTTGACGATTTAGAACTGCAGCATGGAGGGCTGTATATCCATTATCTCCTCTCTCGTTCACATCACACCCGGACCCAATAAGCTCTCGAACCTTATCCGTGTTGCCAAGTGATGCCCAGTACTCGAGTTCAGGCGAATTAATCATTTCATCGCTCCTTTTACTTCTAATCCAAAATTCGAATAAGTGAGTTGTCCCAATTGTTCAAACCTCGTAAGTTGGAAGAACATATTGTTTTCCATGTGGATTTCGTATGGCGATAACCTCGATTACTTTACCAGCTACTTCGTCAAAACGTTGTGAAAGACACGGTGTCAGGATTCTTTCTCTTTGCTCGAATCATGACAAACTACCCAAATGAGTAGACCAAAGCGAGCAGACGAAGCAGGCGGTATTATCATGCTTTGAATCGGGTCAACGCTCGGGAAGCGATCTTCGATGAGCCTGATGATTTCGATGCGTTTGAACGGTTTTTGGCCGAAGGGCTGTTGCGGTACCCGTGCCACATTTTAGCGTATCAGTTGATGCCCAATCATTGGCACTTGGTGCTCCGTCCGACGGCGGCATGAGTGATTTCCTGCGATGGGTTACCCTGACACACACCATGCGGCGGCACGCGACAGACCGAAGAAGGTAAGCCGATAAACCAGTAAAGAGTCCTGACACCGTATCTTTTCCGTGCGGCTTTGGAAAGCGGGCTCTGGACAGAGTCAAACCTTCAACGATTTTGTCAGAGAATATCGGGAAGGCATTCGACAAATCGCGAAATCAGGACGGATTAAGGATGTACAAATAGACGATATCGCGTCTGCGTTCAGCCACTGGGGTAGTACTGATGGAGTTGTAAGTGACGAAGTGAATTACATGACAGTCATGAAGCTGCTTCTCAGTAAATATGACTAGTGCGTTTTAATAAGGATTCAATCATGCACGTTTGCAGCACAGACACCAGCGGTGAGATTGTCGATGGGCTCTTTTATTGGGTCTTGGGGCATCCCGACGACATGTTCGAAGACTACCAGGAAGAAGACTACGGAGAAAAAATTATCTTTGTGCCTAGCGATCCTGACGGTTACCCTGCCAGGCCAATCGTTGAAAAACGCGACCGGAAAGATATATTCGGTTGCCCGGCTGATAAGACACACAGGACACGACAGCTTCTGCAAGGAATATCGATCGTGGTCGAGGCTGGCGGAACGTTACCCGTCTTTTGGAATACGGAAAACTTCTTTGTGATGAACGATGCCATCGAAACGATGAAGAAAGCAGGACTGCGGGGAACCGATTGTATCCGACCCAAATTTGAAACGGAGGTGTACACCGACCAGGAAATGCGGGACGACCTCCGTGTGATGACGTTTCCTGGCGGTGACATCTTGCGTCCCTATCGCGTCACTCCCCCAGGGGCAGACAATTGCCCGTTTTGTGGTCGAGTCCCGATTGTTTGCCAGACCTGTGGACACATCAATCGGTCATGTCCCAAGTGCAACAAGCA is part of the Bremerella cremea genome and harbors:
- a CDS encoding transposase, with translation MNRVNAREAIFDEPDDFDAFERFLAEGLLRYPCHILAYQLMPNHWHLVLRPTAA
- a CDS encoding ankyrin repeat domain-containing protein, which encodes MINSPELEYWASLGNTDKVRELIGSGCDVNERGDNGYTALHAAVLNRQVDVVRLLLERGADIHAKLDSGQTPEDFAVIVKDPQILVLLRSH